The following are encoded in a window of Halosolutus halophilus genomic DNA:
- a CDS encoding Rrf2 family transcriptional regulator, protein MSSIELTPSQKKILRALTNLHKESEDAIKGEDIAEQVDRNPGTIRNQMQSLKALQLVEGVPGPKGGYKPTAAAYEALEIQQMDDPASVPLEHEGEVVEGVIVEEIDLSSVHHPELCRAEVHIQGALGGIREGDSVTVGPTPLSKLVIEGSLDGKDDTNNILILRIDDMIAPAEEPEH, encoded by the coding sequence ATGTCATCCATCGAACTCACCCCGAGCCAGAAGAAAATCCTCCGTGCACTGACGAACCTTCACAAGGAGTCCGAGGACGCGATCAAGGGCGAAGACATCGCCGAACAGGTCGACCGCAACCCCGGCACCATCCGGAACCAGATGCAGAGTCTCAAGGCCCTGCAACTGGTAGAGGGAGTACCTGGCCCCAAAGGCGGCTACAAACCTACGGCCGCCGCCTACGAGGCCCTCGAGATCCAGCAGATGGACGACCCGGCCTCGGTCCCGCTCGAACACGAGGGTGAGGTGGTCGAGGGCGTCATCGTCGAGGAAATCGACCTCTCGAGCGTCCACCACCCGGAACTCTGCCGTGCAGAGGTCCACATTCAGGGTGCCCTCGGCGGGATTCGAGAGGGCGACTCGGTGACGGTCGGCCCGACGCCGCTGTCGAAACTCGTCATCGAGGGGTCGCTCGACGGGAAAGACGACACCAACAACATCCTCATCCTGCGCATCGACGACATGATCGCGCCGGCCGAAGAGCCGGAGCACTGA
- the gyrA gene encoding DNA gyrase subunit A, with amino-acid sequence MSSDVPDPTDVEARAIENVRIEDEMEQSYIDYAMSVIAGRALPDVRDGLKPVHRRILYAMHEMGVTSGSSHRKSSSIVGETMGDYHPHGDSAIYDTLVRMAQDFSMRYPLVDGQGNFGSMDGDPPAAPRYTEARMAPIAEELLEDIDKDTVDFSANYDDRLQEPDVLPSAFPNLLVNGSSGIAVGMSTNIPPHNLGEVIDATIELIDNPDATVEDLMEHVKGPDFPTGANIVGRDAIYSAYKTGRGRIRVRAEFEVEEWKSGRERIVITELPFQANKARLVERIADDVNEGEIEGISDLRDESDRDGVRIVVECKRGANVEVVKNKLLENHLERTFGVINLALVDGQPRVLSLKETLAEYVAHRREVVRRRSEYDLEEAEDRAHILEGRLTAVENAEDVVELIRNSEDRSAAKEALQEAYDFSTDQADHIVRMQLGSLTSMEAAEIEDEYEEVQAEIERLTEILESEQELLGVIKDELREIKEEYADDRRTSIVEDRGTVTHEDLIPEEEVFVVMTEDDYVKRMPMDQFDPQGRGGKGIIGADVKEDDRVATVFRANTHDYLLCFTNHGAVYQLKTYEIPEMGRTARGKSAVNILDLDPGEDITAIVDTDAFGDGEYVTMVTRNGYVKRTAGDEFDNIRSTGIIAADLEEGDELVDVEVTDGSQDLVIATEGGMTIRFDEDEVRAMGRNARGVNGIKLQDGDAVAGLVATDEGDEQALLTVTRNGYGKRTRLAEYRTQSRYGKGLIDIKTGDRNGPVTAVKAVSDDDQIVLMSERGQIVRTRVDEISTVGRNTMGVIVMDVEDGDAVASVDEIPAVAAEGTVDDESAAEGTGDDESAADGGADDEPTAN; translated from the coding sequence ATGAGTTCAGACGTACCCGATCCGACCGACGTAGAGGCACGGGCGATCGAAAACGTCCGCATCGAAGACGAGATGGAACAGAGCTACATCGACTACGCGATGTCCGTCATCGCGGGTCGTGCCCTCCCGGACGTCCGGGACGGCCTGAAGCCGGTCCACCGGCGCATCCTGTACGCGATGCACGAGATGGGCGTCACGAGCGGATCGAGCCACCGGAAATCCTCCTCGATCGTCGGCGAGACGATGGGTGACTACCACCCGCACGGCGACAGTGCGATCTACGACACGCTGGTCCGGATGGCCCAGGACTTCTCGATGCGCTATCCGCTGGTCGACGGCCAGGGGAACTTCGGCTCGATGGACGGCGATCCGCCCGCCGCGCCCCGCTACACGGAGGCCCGGATGGCACCCATCGCCGAAGAGTTACTCGAGGACATCGACAAGGACACCGTCGACTTCTCCGCGAACTACGACGATCGACTGCAGGAACCCGACGTGCTCCCGTCGGCGTTTCCGAACCTCCTGGTGAACGGCTCCTCGGGGATCGCCGTCGGGATGTCGACGAACATCCCGCCGCACAATCTCGGCGAGGTGATCGACGCGACGATCGAGTTGATCGACAACCCCGACGCGACGGTGGAGGACCTGATGGAGCACGTGAAGGGACCGGACTTCCCGACGGGTGCCAACATCGTCGGCCGCGACGCTATCTACTCGGCGTACAAGACCGGCCGCGGCCGCATCCGCGTCCGTGCCGAGTTCGAGGTCGAGGAGTGGAAGTCGGGCCGCGAGCGCATCGTCATCACCGAACTTCCCTTCCAGGCCAACAAGGCGCGACTCGTCGAGCGCATCGCCGACGACGTCAACGAGGGCGAGATCGAGGGGATCTCCGACCTCCGCGACGAGTCCGATCGGGACGGCGTGCGCATCGTCGTCGAGTGCAAGCGCGGTGCCAACGTCGAGGTCGTCAAGAACAAACTGCTCGAGAACCACCTCGAGCGAACGTTCGGGGTCATCAACCTCGCGCTGGTCGACGGTCAGCCGCGGGTCCTCTCGCTGAAAGAGACCCTGGCGGAGTACGTCGCACACCGGCGCGAGGTCGTCCGCCGGCGCAGCGAGTACGACCTCGAAGAGGCCGAGGACCGCGCGCACATCCTCGAAGGCCGGTTGACGGCCGTCGAGAACGCCGAGGACGTCGTCGAACTGATCCGCAACAGCGAGGACCGATCGGCGGCGAAGGAGGCCTTGCAGGAGGCCTACGACTTCTCGACGGACCAGGCCGACCACATCGTCCGGATGCAACTCGGCAGCCTCACCTCGATGGAGGCCGCCGAGATCGAGGACGAGTACGAGGAGGTCCAGGCCGAGATCGAACGCCTGACCGAGATCCTGGAGAGCGAGCAGGAGTTGCTCGGCGTCATCAAGGACGAACTCCGGGAGATTAAAGAGGAGTACGCCGACGACCGCCGGACCTCGATCGTCGAGGATCGGGGAACGGTCACCCACGAGGACCTGATCCCCGAGGAAGAGGTGTTCGTCGTCATGACCGAGGACGACTACGTCAAGCGGATGCCGATGGACCAGTTCGACCCCCAGGGTCGGGGCGGGAAAGGGATCATCGGCGCGGACGTCAAGGAGGACGATCGCGTCGCGACGGTGTTCCGGGCCAACACCCACGACTACCTGCTGTGCTTTACCAATCACGGCGCGGTCTACCAGCTGAAGACCTACGAGATCCCGGAGATGGGTCGCACGGCTCGCGGCAAATCGGCGGTCAACATCCTCGATCTCGATCCGGGCGAGGACATCACGGCGATCGTCGACACCGACGCCTTCGGTGACGGCGAGTACGTGACGATGGTCACCCGGAACGGCTACGTCAAACGGACGGCCGGCGACGAGTTCGACAACATCCGGTCGACCGGCATCATCGCCGCCGACCTCGAGGAGGGTGACGAACTGGTCGACGTCGAGGTGACCGACGGCTCGCAGGACCTGGTAATCGCGACGGAAGGCGGGATGACGATCCGGTTCGACGAGGACGAAGTGCGCGCGATGGGCCGGAACGCTCGCGGCGTCAACGGCATCAAACTTCAGGACGGCGATGCCGTCGCCGGGCTGGTTGCCACCGACGAGGGCGACGAGCAGGCGCTGTTGACCGTGACCCGGAACGGGTACGGCAAGCGGACTCGCCTCGCCGAGTATCGCACCCAGTCGCGCTACGGCAAGGGGCTGATCGACATCAAGACGGGCGATCGGAACGGGCCCGTGACGGCCGTCAAGGCCGTCTCCGACGACGACCAGATCGTCCTGATGAGCGAACGTGGGCAGATCGTCCGCACGCGCGTCGACGAAATTTCGACGGTCGGACGAAACACCATGGGCGTGATCGTGATGGACGTCGAGGACGGCGACGCCGTCGCGAGCGTCGACGAGATTCCGGCGGTTGCAGCGGAGGGAACGGTCGACGACGAGTCTGCAGCGGAGGGAACGGGCGACGACGAGTCTGCAGCGGACGGCGGGGCCGACGACGAACCTACAGCGAACTGA